In one window of Chryseobacterium sp. JV274 DNA:
- a CDS encoding pyridoxal phosphate-dependent aminotransferase, translated as MDKLSDRVKRLGYSQTFVMSNKAREMKASGIDVISLTLGEPDFDVPDNIKQAAFDAINQNYSHYSPVPGFLELREAIAHKLKRDNNLEYKPTQICVSNGAKQAIINVLASIINDGDEVLLPAPYWVSYDEMVKMMGGASVMLPTSYLTDFKVTAEQLEGAITEKTKAVLFSSPCNPSGGYYTYDELKSIAKVIAKYPQITIISDEIYEYINYETKTTSIAQFPEVYEQTAVINGMSKAFAMTGWRIGYSACPEWLAKACEKVQGQMTSGANTMAQRASITALKTDPSEYKYMIDAFKERRDLVYELIKEIPGFKVLLPKAAFYFFPDISHYIGKNLNGTEIKDSDDFAMFLLENAHVGCVGGFSFGSPECIRFSYAASEEDLREAMKRIKNLLEQFN; from the coding sequence ATGGATAAACTTTCAGATAGAGTAAAAAGATTAGGATACTCACAGACATTTGTAATGTCTAACAAAGCCAGAGAAATGAAAGCCAGCGGAATAGACGTGATCAGCTTAACTCTTGGTGAACCGGATTTTGATGTTCCGGACAATATCAAACAGGCCGCTTTTGATGCCATCAACCAAAACTACAGCCACTACTCTCCTGTACCCGGATTTCTGGAACTGCGAGAGGCTATTGCTCATAAATTAAAAAGAGATAACAACCTGGAATACAAACCCACCCAGATCTGTGTTTCAAATGGCGCCAAACAAGCTATTATAAATGTTCTTGCCTCCATTATCAATGATGGGGATGAAGTTCTTCTTCCAGCTCCATATTGGGTAAGCTATGATGAAATGGTAAAAATGATGGGTGGAGCTTCCGTAATGCTTCCTACCTCTTATTTAACGGACTTTAAAGTAACAGCAGAACAGCTTGAAGGGGCTATTACAGAGAAAACCAAAGCGGTACTTTTCAGTTCTCCATGTAATCCATCAGGTGGCTATTACACTTATGACGAATTAAAATCCATTGCAAAAGTTATCGCCAAATACCCTCAGATAACGATAATTTCTGATGAGATTTACGAGTATATCAATTACGAAACAAAAACGACTTCTATTGCACAGTTTCCTGAAGTATATGAACAGACAGCGGTGATCAACGGAATGTCAAAAGCATTCGCAATGACAGGATGGAGAATCGGTTATTCTGCCTGTCCGGAATGGCTGGCAAAAGCGTGTGAAAAAGTACAGGGACAGATGACCAGCGGAGCCAACACCATGGCACAGAGAGCTTCTATCACCGCATTGAAAACAGATCCTTCTGAATATAAATACATGATTGATGCTTTCAAAGAAAGAAGAGATCTTGTGTATGAACTGATCAAAGAAATTCCAGGATTTAAAGTATTGCTTCCTAAAGCAGCATTCTATTTCTTCCCGGACATTTCGCATTATATCGGAAAAAACCTGAACGGAACTGAAATTAAGGACTCTGACGATTTTGCAATGTTCCTACTGGAAAATGCTCACGTAGGCTGTGTCGGCGGATTCTCTTTCGGAAGTCCGGAATGTATCAGATTCTCTTACGCTGCATCTGAAGAAGATTTGAGAGAAGCAATGAAGCGAATCAAAAATTTATTGGAGCAATTCAACTAA